The following nucleotide sequence is from Paracrocinitomix mangrovi.
TGCAGTGGCATTTGAAGGATCCGTTACTTCCCAAAAAAACGAACTACTGTTAGATCCTGCAACGGAAAACTGAGTAACATTGCCGCCACCAACTGTAGCCAAATCTCTAATTAAGATCTGTTCAGAAGCCAAGGTTGCATTCCGTCTGTAGTTAAACATTAAATAATCTAACCAAGCTTTACTTCCAGGACTCGTCCTATTAAAAATGACATCAACTGACAAATTTGAAGTATTAACATTATAAGTAACTGTATTTGAGTTTCTCATTGCTTCATTATACGAGCCAACAAATGGAGTACAAGACAGATTTTCTTGCATACTTCCGTTGATATAAACTTCCATAGCTCCAGTTCCACTCGGAACTTTAGAAGCAATGGCTGTTTTCATTTTAACTGGTGATGAAACATCAATATCAGTAAGTGCAATGGAAATATTATACTCTAATTGAATGTCAAAAACTTCACCCAACCAATTGTTCCCAGACTTAATCAAATTAATGTCATTTTTTTCGTGCAAAACAACATCATTGAAGGTAGATGTATTATGAGTCACCGGGTCAACAGATGAACTTTGATTCCCTACTCTTTTTGGACTTTCTGCTGCATCAATTTTTATAAAATAAGTATTTAAAGAATCTATTTTATTGGTAGAAAGATTAATGTCTGCCGTGTTATAGATCACTTCATCCGGACCGGTAGCATAAAACAAAAAATACTCGTTAGCTTCAAAAACATTATTTCCGTTACCCTCAAAATAAATGGCATTTTTCAGCAGATCATCAGGACGGTACTTATTATTGTTAGTTGGGTATTTAGCAACGTGATTCCCATAAACATTCAGATGATTAGGATTTAAATTGGCAACATTTACACCAATTGAACTTAAATAACTATAATCTAACTTATAGACACCTGTGCTGTAAACACCAATTTTATACCATTCTCCTGATGCTAATACTGAATTTGATGCAAAAGTAGCCGCGCGATCTAAGCTAGCGGATTTAGGCGTTGAAGTTGTCTGAATTTTTATTTCATCCACCATTTTAATGACACCATTTACTTTAACAATTGGATAATAGTAAATGGAAAAATAATTTTGTGTTCTAGCTGTTCCGAAATCAACCTTAATTTCCGGGTCTACAGGAATATCACTTTGTTGATATTGATACGGAATTTCAACATTTTTATACGAAACTGATAAAATTTGAAAATTATGTGAAAATTCTCCTCTTACCCCAAGTTCCTTTGTAACAGTAGAATACACCTTCTGATGTTGCTCATCAAATTCACATGGGAAACACTTATTTTGATCTGTACTCCATACATTTTTAAAAGAAAAAATTTCCGTTTGAGAAAAAAGGTTATTTTTGGTCCCCAATGTCAGAAACATTAAGGCAAGGAGAGTAAATCGAAAATCGAATTTCATGTTATGGAATAAGGTTGTCATAAAATTACTTTCAAAAACGAAGTAAAATAATTATTATTGCAAATCTTAGAAAAGTATTTAACAATTGTAACCTTTTGAACGAAGTTGGCGTTAAATCCTTTCGAGAAAGTATTTTTTGAATGAAGAAACATCTTAAAAATACAGGATTGACATTAATCCTGACGTTTTTAGTTGGAGGCTCAGCTTTCGGGCAAGATCCCGAGTTTACGCAGTTTTATGCCAACCCAATCTATTTAAATCCTGCCATGGCTGGAACGCATGGTTGTCCTAGGATTGCTTTGAACCATAGAAATCAATGGCCTTCGTTATCTGGTGCATTTATCACCAATACGATTTCATATGATCAGTACTCAAACATTCTTCATGGAGGAATTGCGGTACAGGTTACCAATGATATGGCCGGAAAAAACACTTTGAACTGGTCAACGATTAATTTAGCCTACTCTTACCACCTTGCTGTAACAAGAGAATTCTCTTTTCTTTTTGGAGCACAGGCAACATGGAACCAAAAGTTCTTAGATTGGGGTAAATTATCATTCGGAGATCAAATTGACCCAAGAAGAGGTTTTATCTACCAAACAGGTGATTTACCAAGAGGTAATATTTTAGATAACGGTTGGGGTACTAGAGGATACTTTGATGTTTCTGCCGGAATTGTTGGTTTCTCTAAAAACTTTTATTTTGGATTTGCTGCAAAGCACCTTAATAAACCGGATGAAAGTTTAATTATTGGTACTTCAAGATTACCAATGAGATTTACCGGTCACATGGGAGCAAACATTGTATTCGGAAAACAATCTCAATACAGAAATCAAACTTCTTTGTCACCAAACATCATTTATACCTACCAGGATGGTTTTATGCAGTTAAACATTGGTACTTATGTTAAGTATGGAGTATTTACTGCAGGTGCTTGGTGGAGAGCAAGAGACGCATTTATTTTAACTATTGGTATTGATGCAGGATCATTTAGATTTGGATACAGTTATGATGTAACCATCTCTAAATTGACAAATGCATCTGGTGGATCACATGAGCTTTCAATGGCTTTCTTATTTAATTGTAGAGATAAGCCTAAAAAGTTTAGAACTATTTCGTGTCCATCTTTTTAAAAAGAATGTAACCTTTAACCAGGATATTGTTATAGCTGTGTAAATGAAAATTAAATTTGGCTAAATCATGAAAATGCAAGGGAGAAAATTATTCGTGTTAGTTGCTGCCGGTCTGATGGTGATTGGATGTGGTCGAGAGCGATCGAATGTAACGGGTTGGGAATTTAACAACCCTAAAAACGGAGGTTTCCAGAAAGTACCTTATTTTGACCAAGAAACAGGCCCAGGTCTGATCTTAGTAGAAGGTGGTACATTTACCATGGGTAGATCTGAACAAGATGTTACTTACGAATGGAATAACATTCCAAGACGTGTAACTGTGTCTTCGTTCTATATGGATCAATTTGAGGTAACTAACTTCAACTGGTTAGAATATTTGTATTGGATCAAAAGAACTTATGAAGAGTTCCCAATGATTTATCACAATGCTTTACCTGATACAAACTGTTGGAGAAATCCATTGGCGTTTAATGAGCCGTATGTAGAGTACTACTTACGTCACCCAGCTTATCAAAATTATCCTGTTGTAGGAGTTAGCTGGAATCAAGCCAATGAGTTTTGTAAATGGAGAAGTGATCGTGTAAACGAATTCATTTTGATTAGAGAGGGTGTATTAACTATGAACCCTGATCAAGCTGGTGAACCATTTACAACGGATGCATATTTAGCCAATCAATATCACCCGCAACCACAAGATGAGAAAGAACATCAATTAATCAACCTAAGCCCTATGCAAGGTTGGAGTGGTAAAAGAAAAGATTTAGGAACTCGTATTGTAAGAATGGAAGATGGTATCCTATTGCCAAAGTACCGTCTACCAACTGAGGCTGAGTGGGAGTTTGCATACTATGGATTAGTAGGTGCTATGACAAATCCTGCTGACCCTGGAGTTATTGAAAATAGAAGAACTTATCCTTGGACTGGTCACTGGGTTAGAGCTGATGATGCAGAATTCCAAGGTGATATTAGAGCTAACTTCGTAAGAGGTAGAGGTGATTACATGGGAGTTGCCGGTGCTTTAAATGATGCTGCAGATGTTACTGCTCCAGTTGATTCATACTGGCCAAATGATTACGGTCTTTACCACATGGCTGGTAACGTTTCTGAGTGGGTAATGGACGTTTATAGACCTTTATCACATGAGGATTTTGATGAATTCAGACCATTTAGAGGTAACGTATTCAAAACTAAAGTTCTTGGTAATGACGGAAACATTGATGAGAAAACTAACCAAGTATTGTATGATGTTTACGGAATGAGAGAGTACTTACACGAGTATGAAAGAAAAAGATTCCAAAGAGTTTCTGCTGGAGATCACATGCCTAAACCATCTGATTCTACTGATCAGTACAAAGGTATGACAATGAATGTTAAATCAAGAAACGACATTAACTATTACAATGCTCCACCTGAGCAAGTTTACTTGGTGAAAAACAAAAAGAAAGACTCTATTGAAATGTTACTATTATGGGAACTAAACAGAGTTGTAAATCAAGCTGTGGATGCTGCCAACAACCAATGGTATATGGAGGCTTCTGAGATTGTCCAAACAAATATTTTTGATGGATTGTTTGATGGAGTTGACCCTAGATTTGACATTCAAGATAACTTAGGTAATGTTTATCCATTGGAAATTATCTCAGAATTGAGAACTGGAATGTCTCAGTTTGTTGTTAACACTCCTGGTAAATTAAAATGGAGACAAGTTACAGCTGAAGAGAACATTAACAGATTGAACTATCAAAACTCTGACTACAGAGATTACAATGATGGTGATTTTGAGTCATCTATTTACTACGGAGGTACTACTGCTTCTTCACTAGAAAGACATGATGACAGAAAGAATAAGATCAACGAAGGAATCAGAGATGAGTCGTTAGTTATGTATCAAAATGATCATGAATTATATGACTTAACTGGTAACCAAATTAACCAAGATGCACAAGCTGCATGGCCAACTACTCTTTTATCTGATAAGTCTAGAGTATATAAAGGTGGTTCATGGAGAGATAGAGCATTCTGGATCGTTGGTTCTAACAGAAGATTTTTAGATGAAGATCAAAACATGTCTACTATTGGTTTCAGATGTGCCATGGATAGACTTGGATCTCCTAAAGGATTAGGAAGATACAGATAGTCATTATAAATGATAACTTTAAAAAAGCCTCGAATTATTTCGGGGCTTTTTTGTTTCCAATTACTCCTAATACACCGTTATAATTGTCGAAAAACTAAAAAATAATTTTGATTCACTAACAATGTCGAATCTTCCATTTTAACAATACTTTACATCAATTTGAATCAATCAACTATATGAGCAATTAAAGTAAAAAATGAACCTAATAAAATAACAGGTGTAGTCAGTTATGAAATCCAAATTTCAATTGGTCAATAAAACGACTAATAAAAATTAAACTGATGAAAAAAATAGTAATTGCCATATTCGCTTTAGGATTATTTACTAATCCTGTGAATGCCAAAAAAGAAAAGAATATTACCTCCAATATTCAAAAAGTTACTGTATACACACAAGGTGCACAAGTACAAAGAAAAGCATCATATGCAGTTGATAAAGGAATCACAACTTTAATCATTGAAGGTGTAAGCCCTAATATTGATCCAAACAGTTTGCAAGTACAAGCAACCGGTGAAATCGTAATATTAGATTCCAAATACCACATATTCTATCCACAACCAGATCCGGTATTAAACGCTAAAAATGCGATACCCGAAAAAATACTGAAGGAAATTGCAGCATTAGAAGATTCACTTTTTAATTTAGGATATGATATTTCTGATCTACAATACAAAATAGGTGTATTGAATTCAGAAAAGAAAATTATTGAGAATAATGGAACAATTAAAGGTGTAGGAAAAGTAAATGATTCTATCCCGCTATTGAAAGATGCCGTAAAATTCTATCACGAACAAATGATGCAAATTAACACCCAATTGCTCAAATTAGATAGAGCTAAATTCATATTGACGAAGGAGCAAAACAGAATGAATTCAAGACTTGCAGATTTAAAAAATTATAATCAAAATAACAATTTCAAACCAAATCAACCAGCACCACCAATCCATCAAATTAAAGTAACAGTTTCTTCTGAATCATCTCAAACCGGAAGAATAAAACTGTCATATTTAGTGAGTCAAGCCGGATGGGTACCAATGTACGATTTGCGTAGTTCAGCTGCTGCAGACAAAGTTGACCTAACCTATAAAGCACATGTATATCAAAACACAGGAGTTGATTGGGAAGGTGTTAAACTAAGCCTTTCAACCAACAATCCGTATGCGAATAAAACGAAACCATTGCTAACACCTTGGTATTTGGATTACAACAATTACAGAAGGGATCAATATCAAGCGAAAAAATCAGATACTAGAGCCGGAAATGGCTTAGGACAAGTTCCTTCAATGGAAAACAAGATGGCTGAAAGCAACGAAATGGAATTGGCATATGATGATTATGATGCTAAAACAGCACAAAATTTCACCACAATGGTAGAACAATTGCTTTCTGTTGAATACGACATTGATTTGCCTTATGATATTATGTCAGACAATGAAAAAAATATGGTTTTGGTAAATACTAAATCCCTCAACACAGAATACATGTATTATGCTGTACCTAAATTAGATCTTTCAGTGTATATGGTTGCTAGAATTTCAGATTTAGGAGATTTAAATCTAATTCCGGGGACAGCTAATC
It contains:
- a CDS encoding type IX secretion system membrane protein PorP/SprF, which gives rise to MKKHLKNTGLTLILTFLVGGSAFGQDPEFTQFYANPIYLNPAMAGTHGCPRIALNHRNQWPSLSGAFITNTISYDQYSNILHGGIAVQVTNDMAGKNTLNWSTINLAYSYHLAVTREFSFLFGAQATWNQKFLDWGKLSFGDQIDPRRGFIYQTGDLPRGNILDNGWGTRGYFDVSAGIVGFSKNFYFGFAAKHLNKPDESLIIGTSRLPMRFTGHMGANIVFGKQSQYRNQTSLSPNIIYTYQDGFMQLNIGTYVKYGVFTAGAWWRARDAFILTIGIDAGSFRFGYSYDVTISKLTNASGGSHELSMAFLFNCRDKPKKFRTISCPSF
- a CDS encoding SUMF1/EgtB/PvdO family nonheme iron enzyme; its protein translation is MQGRKLFVLVAAGLMVIGCGRERSNVTGWEFNNPKNGGFQKVPYFDQETGPGLILVEGGTFTMGRSEQDVTYEWNNIPRRVTVSSFYMDQFEVTNFNWLEYLYWIKRTYEEFPMIYHNALPDTNCWRNPLAFNEPYVEYYLRHPAYQNYPVVGVSWNQANEFCKWRSDRVNEFILIREGVLTMNPDQAGEPFTTDAYLANQYHPQPQDEKEHQLINLSPMQGWSGKRKDLGTRIVRMEDGILLPKYRLPTEAEWEFAYYGLVGAMTNPADPGVIENRRTYPWTGHWVRADDAEFQGDIRANFVRGRGDYMGVAGALNDAADVTAPVDSYWPNDYGLYHMAGNVSEWVMDVYRPLSHEDFDEFRPFRGNVFKTKVLGNDGNIDEKTNQVLYDVYGMREYLHEYERKRFQRVSAGDHMPKPSDSTDQYKGMTMNVKSRNDINYYNAPPEQVYLVKNKKKDSIEMLLLWELNRVVNQAVDAANNQWYMEASEIVQTNIFDGLFDGVDPRFDIQDNLGNVYPLEIISELRTGMSQFVVNTPGKLKWRQVTAEENINRLNYQNSDYRDYNDGDFESSIYYGGTTASSLERHDDRKNKINEGIRDESLVMYQNDHELYDLTGNQINQDAQAAWPTTLLSDKSRVYKGGSWRDRAFWIVGSNRRFLDEDQNMSTIGFRCAMDRLGSPKGLGRYR
- a CDS encoding DUF4139 domain-containing protein → MKKIVIAIFALGLFTNPVNAKKEKNITSNIQKVTVYTQGAQVQRKASYAVDKGITTLIIEGVSPNIDPNSLQVQATGEIVILDSKYHIFYPQPDPVLNAKNAIPEKILKEIAALEDSLFNLGYDISDLQYKIGVLNSEKKIIENNGTIKGVGKVNDSIPLLKDAVKFYHEQMMQINTQLLKLDRAKFILTKEQNRMNSRLADLKNYNQNNNFKPNQPAPPIHQIKVTVSSESSQTGRIKLSYLVSQAGWVPMYDLRSSAAADKVDLTYKAHVYQNTGVDWEGVKLSLSTNNPYANKTKPLLTPWYLDYNNYRRDQYQAKKSDTRAGNGLGQVPSMENKMAESNEMELAYDDYDAKTAQNFTTMVEQLLSVEYDIDLPYDIMSDNEKNMVLVNTKSLNTEYMYYAVPKLDLSVYMVARISDLGDLNLIPGTANLFHDGAYLGNTWIDPGIMADTLDLSLGKDPNLVVKRTLLKNDSKERVVGDKVVKTLAYKIQIRNHKNSSVKLIVQDQVPISRKKEIEVSIDELSRGELNEITGIINWNTRIKNASTKEIDLKFTVKYDKTEYVNLAIN